The genomic DNA AGGGGGCGAGGAGGGTGCCGCTGTAGTAGGGGATCGGCCCGTCCGCCGGCCAGCTGGGCACCAGGTCGCGTTCACCGTGGCGGAGCACGCGCAGAGCGGCGGAGCGCTCGGTGATCTCGGCGTGCATGGTGCCGCCGCGGAGGGTGAACGTCCGGGACACGAGGGTCCTTTCGCCGGGAGGAGATGAGTCGAACACGGTCAGATCGAAGGTGCGCAGGCCGGGGCCCCCTGTTACGCGGAGGCCCGCTCGACCAGGTGGGTGTCCAGTATCACCACCGGTTGCTCCAGATGCTCGCCGTTGATGCGGGCCACGAGGAGATGGGCCATCTGGCGGCCCATCGCCTCGGTCGGCTGGTGCACGGTGGTGAGCGCGGGAGAGGAGTGCGACCCGGCGGGGGAGTCGTCGAAGCCGATCACCGCGACGTCCTCGGGGATCGCCTTGCCTTCCTCCCGCAGCACCCGGATCGCACCCAGCGCCATCGGGTCGGAGGCGGTGAACACCGCGTCGATGCCGGAGTTCTCGGCGAGGAGCTTGCGCATGGCGACGATCCCGCTCTCCTCGCTGAAGTCGCCGTGGGCCACGATCTCGGGCAGGCCGGTCGCCAGCAGCGCGTCACGGTAGCCCGCGAGCCGGTCCACGCCCACCCCCATGTCCTGCGGGCCCGCGATGGTGGCGATCCGCCGCCGGCCCTTGCCCAGCAGGTATTTGACCGCCTGCCGGGCGCCCGCCCGGTTGTCCACGTCGACGTAGCTGTAGGGGGTGGGCCCGATGGGCCGGCCGCCG from Streptosporangium sp. NBC_01756 includes the following:
- a CDS encoding LacI family DNA-binding transcriptional regulator, encoding MNGDRRPTLEAVAALAGVGRGTVSRVINGSPKVSEKARDAVQQAIQELGYVPNRAARALVTRRTDTVALVVSESELRVFDEPYFAGTIRGIGSALSETGLQLILAMTQSQQDHERLEHYLTGQHVDGVLLISLHGADPLPGKLEAMGVPTVIGGRPIGPTPYSYVDVDNRAGARQAVKYLLGKGRRRIATIAGPQDMGVGVDRLAGYRDALLATGLPEIVAHGDFSEESGIVAMRKLLAENSGIDAVFTASDPMALGAIRVLREEGKAIPEDVAVIGFDDSPAGSHSSPALTTVHQPTEAMGRQMAHLLVARINGEHLEQPVVILDTHLVERASA